From one Nonomuraea polychroma genomic stretch:
- a CDS encoding ArsA family ATPase: protein MKKPARLDIDAILDDQGTRIIVCCGAGGVGKTTTAAALGLRAAERGRCAVVLTVDPARRLAQSMGLTELDNTPRLISSPDGDGQLYAMMLDMKRTFDEIIEAHADPERARQILSNPFYQSLSSSFSGTQEYMAMEKLGQLRRSDEWDLIIVDTPPSRSALDFLDAPERLGRFLDGRFIRLLTAPAKAGGRSAFRLLNAGFGLMAGAMTKLLGAQVIKDLQTFVSALDAVFGGFRQRADMTYRLLQAPGTAFLVVAAPERDAMREASYFVERLAEERMPLAGLVVNRVHMSPAVALSAARSAAAAEDLESRGEHELTAAVLRLHAGRMQLTARESREREHFVSAHPTVPVAQVRAMSEDVHDLAGLRQIGELLAST from the coding sequence GTGAAGAAGCCCGCCCGACTGGACATCGACGCGATCCTCGACGACCAGGGCACCAGGATCATCGTCTGCTGCGGCGCCGGCGGCGTGGGCAAGACCACCACCGCGGCGGCGCTCGGGCTGCGTGCGGCCGAGCGCGGCAGGTGCGCGGTCGTGCTGACCGTTGACCCGGCCCGGCGGCTGGCCCAGTCGATGGGGCTCACCGAGCTGGACAACACTCCGCGGCTGATCAGCTCCCCAGATGGCGACGGCCAGCTCTACGCCATGATGCTCGACATGAAGCGTACGTTCGACGAGATCATCGAGGCGCACGCCGATCCCGAGCGGGCCCGCCAGATCCTGTCGAACCCTTTCTACCAGTCGCTCTCCTCCAGCTTCTCGGGCACGCAGGAGTACATGGCCATGGAGAAGCTGGGCCAGCTGCGCCGCTCCGACGAGTGGGACCTGATCATCGTGGACACGCCGCCGTCACGCTCGGCGCTCGACTTCCTCGATGCTCCCGAGCGGCTCGGGCGGTTCCTGGACGGCCGGTTCATCCGGCTGCTGACCGCACCGGCCAAGGCCGGGGGGCGCAGCGCGTTCCGGCTGCTCAACGCCGGGTTCGGGCTGATGGCCGGGGCCATGACCAAACTGCTCGGCGCGCAGGTGATCAAGGATCTGCAGACGTTCGTGTCCGCGCTCGACGCCGTGTTCGGCGGGTTCAGGCAGCGTGCGGACATGACGTACCGGCTGCTGCAGGCCCCCGGCACGGCCTTCCTCGTGGTGGCCGCGCCGGAGCGCGACGCGATGCGCGAGGCGTCCTACTTCGTCGAACGGCTCGCCGAGGAACGTATGCCCCTGGCCGGCCTGGTGGTCAACCGGGTGCACATGTCCCCCGCCGTCGCGCTCTCAGCGGCCCGTAGCGCCGCCGCGGCCGAGGACCTGGAGTCCCGGGGCGAACACGAGCTGACCGCCGCCGTGCTGCGGCTGCACGCCGGTCGGATGCAGCTCACCGCCCGCGAGAGCCGCGAGCGGGAACACTTCGTCTCGGCCCACCCCACGGTGCCCGTGGCGCAGGTCCGCGCCATGTCCGAGGACGTTCACGATCTTGCCGGATTGCGGCAGATCGGCGAGCTGCTGGCGAGCACGTAG
- a CDS encoding WhiB family transcriptional regulator, which yields MWITDWTSRAACKGADPDALFVQGAAQNRAKLICRGCPVRTECLADALDNRIEFGVWGGMTERERRALLRRRPDVDSWRELLESAKEEYERTNELIAG from the coding sequence ATGTGGATCACGGATTGGACCTCCCGTGCCGCCTGTAAAGGTGCGGATCCGGATGCCCTGTTCGTGCAGGGCGCCGCGCAGAACAGGGCGAAGCTCATCTGCCGGGGTTGCCCGGTCCGTACTGAGTGCCTCGCCGATGCGCTGGACAACCGCATCGAGTTCGGGGTGTGGGGCGGTATGACCGAACGGGAACGTCGCGCGCTGCTGCGAAGGCGGCCCGACGTGGACTCGTGGCGAGAGCTGCTCGAGTCGGCGAAGGAAGAGTACGAGCGAACCAATGAGCTGATCGCGGGCTGA
- a CDS encoding ArsA-related P-loop ATPase → MDSPDTDWAGVRLHVVTGKGGTGKTTVAAGLALALASGGRKVLLVEVEGRQGIAQIFDLPPLPYEERRIAVAPSGGDVYALAIDPEEAMLEYMEMFYGMRRAGRALTKMGVVDFATTVAPGFRDVLVTGKTTEAVRRRAKNGRRVYDAVVLDAPPTGRITRFLNVTKEVAGLAKVGPIKNHSDLVSGVVKSPETAVHFVTLLEEMPVQETLDGIAELRAAGLPAGGIFVNMVRESLLPQSALDTAVKGRFDVGELVLGLKAAGLADGAEATTLAEALADEVAEHARRTQLEEAERESLAEAGLKRYELPLLADGVDLAGLYELAESIRTQGAA, encoded by the coding sequence GTGGACTCTCCGGACACGGACTGGGCCGGCGTACGGCTCCACGTCGTCACTGGAAAGGGCGGCACGGGCAAGACGACCGTCGCCGCCGGCCTCGCCTTGGCACTGGCCTCGGGCGGGCGCAAGGTGCTCCTGGTGGAGGTGGAGGGCAGGCAGGGCATCGCACAGATCTTCGACCTGCCGCCGCTGCCTTACGAGGAGCGCAGGATCGCCGTCGCGCCGTCCGGCGGCGACGTGTACGCGCTGGCGATCGACCCCGAAGAGGCCATGCTCGAATACATGGAGATGTTCTACGGGATGCGCAGGGCCGGCCGGGCGCTGACCAAGATGGGCGTCGTCGACTTCGCCACCACCGTGGCGCCGGGCTTCCGCGACGTGCTGGTCACCGGCAAGACCACGGAGGCGGTCCGCAGGCGGGCCAAGAACGGCCGCCGGGTCTACGACGCGGTCGTGCTGGACGCGCCGCCCACCGGCCGCATCACGCGCTTCCTGAACGTCACCAAGGAGGTCGCCGGGCTGGCCAAGGTGGGGCCGATCAAGAACCACTCGGACCTCGTCAGCGGTGTCGTGAAATCTCCTGAGACGGCGGTGCATTTCGTGACGCTGCTGGAGGAGATGCCCGTTCAGGAGACACTCGACGGCATCGCGGAATTGCGTGCGGCCGGGCTGCCCGCCGGCGGGATCTTCGTCAACATGGTCCGCGAATCACTGCTCCCCCAGTCGGCTCTTGACACGGCTGTCAAGGGCCGGTTCGACGTCGGGGAGCTCGTGCTCGGGCTCAAGGCGGCAGGGCTGGCCGACGGCGCGGAGGCCACGACGCTGGCCGAGGCGCTCGCCGACGAGGTGGCCGAGCACGCCCGCCGTACCCAACTGGAAGAGGCCGAGCGCGAGTCGCTGGCCGAGGCCGGCCTGAAGAGGTACGAGCTGCCGCTGCTGGCCGACGGCGTGGACCTGGCAGGACTGTACGAGCTGGCAGAGAGCATCCGCACCCAGGGAGCAGCGTGA